The window gaactggcctgcacagagacctgacctcaaccccatcgaacacctttgggatgaattggaacaccattcgagccagacctaatcgcccaacatcagtgcccaacctcaatactgctcttgtggctgaatggaaatagggggcaactccatattaatgcccacaattttggaatgagatgtttgacgagcaggtgtccacttaattttggtcatgtagtgtatgtgccTGTGTGAGATAAGATAGAATCTCTATAACAGGACAACACACTAGGTTAGCATCCAGGTCTGGACCTCTGCAGGTCACAGCATGCAGAGTCCATTGGGGCCTTGTGAGGAATAGAGGTTTTCACTGCTACAACGCACTGTAACACATTAAAGCCTTAGACAGCCACAGCTACCCAACAGCTCATTACAGAGTTAACACATTCTTGTTTTGATTATTGAatacatacatgcacatacacattAGTCTACACAACAATATTGCAAACAGACAGTCAAACTTTTGGCAAATGTTTAATATTTTTgttaacacacacaaaacatgtaactttttttttttccatcatattttaaaaaataaaaaataattgccATCTGAAAATAACAAGTGCAAAATGTTTTGGGCAAACGTCTAATACATCTGGCCTAAGTACAACTGTAGAGCTGATAACTGTACTGACATCAGTgccctgtgtttgtgggatcatACAACGTTGTGCATAGCCCAACTGTTTAAATAGGCTATTTAAATTTCAAAAATGTCATCAAAATAGTTATTTAACAACGTGTCTATGTAGGCGATGTTAAAGACTTTCTTAATTCAAAACAACTCATTAACAACATATCATCTAGTGACTTTCTGCTCTTCAGTACTGagttgtttttatttgttttaaatcCACTCTCCAGGTTTTGAAAACAACTCTAGTGGAGTACTACATTTGATTGACAGTCAGATTATCCAATCCATGGGCGCAAAGCGTCAGGTTTATGTTTGCTCCAGTTAATCTACCAATGAGGTTAGTTCTTTCACAACCACGACGACATATGGCACTTGGAAAAAGCCATTTTGGTGAGGTAAGTCTCTCCTACCTCAATGGTGCGCTCATGCGTAAATGGAATCACTAGGCAACATTATTGCACTTATTTTCTGACAATGTGGAAGTTTTTGTcttattttatttcttttttttctgagtcCTTTTGTTATGGCTAATTTCTGCGCAGTGTCCATAAAATATGTGCGTAAAGTAGCCTAGTATTTTATTTTACGATTGAGATGCTATTTCTAAACAATTCATCCTCCAACAGAAATGCTCTACACATCTTTCAGAAATGCTCTACACATCTCGTAAATTGTTTCTCTGTGGCGTCGACCTTCACTCATACACACAATGGTGGCTGAGCCGGAAAATGGACGCTTCTACCCGCCGCACATGGCGCAAGCGCATTACGGCTcccagagagagcgcgagcgagagagagctaaaagagggggagggggggcgaTGGAAAAGGGggtgcggagagagagagagggggaggggctgctctaaagggggaggaggtgagggagctATCTGTCAGTCTGTCGTGTAAACTAGAGATAGCCTAGGCTTCGTTCTCTAAATGCCGCAATAAGCCATTGAAGCTCTTTTAAATCATTGCATCCAGTTCATCCATTTGAAGTTGTTACATTTCTTCATAACATTAGTTCATCATACAGAatttaaatatatgtattttaGCCAACTAGACTATCAGTTAAATGAAAGTGCATGCAAGGTCAAGCAGCACCTAATGTAATAAACCTTGAATAACATGGTGATTGATGAGGATAGACTACAAGTGATAAGGTTACATGTAACAACtacgaatgtgtgtgtgttacatgttgTCAAATGCAATAGTCTGTCCACATTTGGATTTGTGTGGGGTTTGCAATCGAAATTCGGCTTAAATTACGTCCTGACGCGAGAATTGTCCACTTTGACAAGTTTAATCTTGTGTTGTGTTGACAGAAAGTATGCTATGCGGGTCATCAATCCCCGCGCGGGGACGGCCAGCCACTCGTCACTGCAATGATTCGGAGAGGCTGATTAGGGGGCGTGCGCGCCTTTCTGAAAATACTGTCCATTGTTCCCCTCGGACCAATCAGTGCTAGACATTGTCCAAATTATGGACCAATCATAACGTACTGGCCGTGCCTCGACTCCGCCCACAACTCTATATTAAAGGCTCCCCGGTCGGGCCAGGTTGCCACTGGCACTATAagtcttttttttcttttacaGTGGTGGGACTGAGTGGATCGTATCATTATTTTTTTCTGATCCCCTATAACATTTGTTACATTAGGCTAAAACAGAAACATGGCTGACACAAAAGTCGACAAGAAGGAGATCTCTGCCAAGGTAAGTGGAGGGCAATTTGTGACCTGAGCGATGGATAAATTACAATTTCTACACTTTCTTTCATTCAAATCTATTCCGAACGGAATATTTTGAATGGAGAACAACTATAGGAAACTGGAACAAGTGTTTATCCGAGCTTCATCAAATCTAACTGGTTTTGGATGAGGCTTCTGTTGCGGTTGTAGgaattaaaacactttttttggagACCTATGATATTAGATAAAAATTTAGCCTAACAATCAATGAGTACGCCGAAGTTGCGCTCACTAGTCTACTGAAACATTAACAGCAAGCTGCGATGCTTTTATTGCCCAGAGTACAAGTCTGCGCGCGTTTCTTTGTTTATACTACCGTGTCTGTTCAGTTGAGCACGGATTTGAAGCTCGTTTGAAGAACtcattcacacactcacatacttcTGCTTTGTCGTGTTGATCAATTCGCTTTGTATACTTCTCATTTTATAGGCTACATTGTATTTGCTGGTCGAGGCTGCAATTGATTGATCCAATCGACAAATTCGTACCGCGCACCGGCTCTGTCATAACTTGCTACTTGAATAGATCCCATTGTTTTTGGAGGCTGTTTTCATTGAATATATGATATTGATGTGGAAGTTTATGGGGAATGGCTCGGACGTAAAAGCCTCGCGCCTTTTAGAATTCAGAATGTGGTGAAAGGGATTTAAATTGCGCGTAAAGGATTAATAACGGAAACAACATGAAAATTATACCCGACCTGAGTACGAGATGAGTAAACTACGGGAGTAATTATTTTGCATAACTGTAAATGGAGTGGGGATAGCGATTCATGTCTTCTAGTTGTGTGTTTATAATCAGTGATTCACGGCTGTATTGACATGGATAAGCCCTGCGGTGTGTACATTCGTTCCACCaagcttctgtctgtctgtgcgcaATGTGACGGAGCCTCAACGCGAGCTCCGGAGTCTCCCGTTTAACAGCATCAGTTGGCTTGTAAACCAaattatgtgtctgtgtgtgatttgGAACAGCTTCTGTTCTTGGGTTATTTGTGTGGATACTGTCTTAGATTTAGACATTCTTTGTATGAAAAAAAGCGCGGACAGACAGTATTTCCTTTGCTTGTCTTTAGAGAGAAAATAAATGTTGACTTGGTTCCAGCGGTAGCTTGTGATAAATGGAACTAGGTGAGTGTATATGCGGGCTTTGGCGGCGCGTAATGCCGATATGAACATCTAGTGTAGGACGTGTGAGCGAAAAGTTGAACTGTGAAAGtgttcattctctccctctctctctttggttcctTCACGGCGTAACcctattcagagagagaaagagagagggggggggggtcgtgGGTTGAGCGTTCACGATAAACTAGTATTGCATCTTGAAGGCATCGTTATTCATTAAACATTGCAAAGCGCTGCTTTTAGAGCCTCGACCTGCTGAACCAATTGCGCGCTGAATTGCGTTTTTGCGGTTACTTATCTTTCACCCTTGCCATAAGCTCATCATACGCTGTTCAAACGATCCCAGGTAATTGAAAAAAAGTGTGTTGATGTCTGCCTGTTAGCCTACAGGTTAAAaattatacttattttccatcgcTGTGCGTTGTTGCCTATAGCTATAGAATACAATATTGGCACGTAAAGGTGATGTTGAAAGGAGGCGGGTACAGGAGAGATGTAGCTGCTAACCGGCTTATGGGCTCAGCATTACTCAAACTAATTCATCAATAGAGATTTCCTCATAGGAATAGGTTAAAACGAACGAGACTAAGAACATCTATATTTTATTTATTGGGCACTAAAAAGGctattggagaaaaaaaagtgcCTTTGTCCTTCAAGTGAATAGGCCTGAACATAGCCTGATCTTATCATAAAGACCCATGATACAACACCAACACCCAATCAGAATGGTTTTGATTGATTAGGAACCTTATTGTCCTCATTTACAGAATGGAAAGTCGATGAATCGCATATCCCTTCTAGGCGCTATTGTCTTATTGTCTCCTTTCCCTGGAGTTAATTTAGTCAGCCTCCTTCTGGTAGCGTTCGTTTAGAGGCTCTTATTGGCTGAATAACCTACTAGGGTGCAATGGGAATTGTAGTCTTTTTCCGGGCGTGTCTTCATAGAGCCCCATTATATGAGTCCTTGACTGAACTACAATGCTCTTTGTTCGCAACTCCATACTGGTGTCAGGTTGCAACACTTCTATTAGAGCTCCAAAAGTAGGCGGGGTGTAAAGAAGAAAAGCAACCAATAGAAGGTTTAGGATCAAAGTGTCACCTTTCAAAGAAAAAACGAAAGCATGCTTTACAAGTTTAGgcgagggtagagggagggaaagcGGGTAGGTGGGCGGGGGTGTGAAAACATTTTTGTTCCCGCTCGTTTAGAAGTCTTTAAAACGACAACCAACTCTAGAAATAAATCTTAAGGCATAAAATATTGATTGGATGGGCCTGTGATATATATTTGAACCACCATGTGCCACATGGCATATAAATCAAACATATTCTCTCATTTTCACTTTCCCCCAGGACCTGAAAGAGAAGAAGCTTGTTGAGGAGGCAGAAAATGGAAAAGATGCCCCAGCCAATGGGAAAAAAAGCTGTAAGACTTCACCTTTAACACTTTACCTTTAATTGACCCATTTCACCACTTTACCTTTAAGATGGGCTCATATGGCAATCAGTTACTGTCTACCTGTCCTCACCTGTCTTCTTCATTGTCCTTATAAAAAGGTATTTGTAGAAATATGAGGACAAGTCAtgttttctttcatttttttaattACAAATAAGATATTCCCTGGTTATTACCCTCACTCCTAAATGAATACAGTCTGTCATTCAACATGGATTTTTCCCCTGGAGACATACAGATTCTATGTATCTGATATATTGTGTTGTTTTCCAGAAGGAGGCTGAGGAGAATGgcgatgtagaggatgtagacgaggaggaggatgtgggagaggaggaggatgaggaagaggatgttgAGGGTAAGTGGTCTGGTCTCTCAACAACATTATGTATGATGACAGAGTATCCATTTCATGTTGACATATGCACCTAGTGGCAGTGCTGTCTATTTGCTGCTAAAGTACTGAGGCAGATCGCCCTGGGGAATTGTTTTCTTGGAGCGCCCTCTATCTGTTAAACGCCGTAACTACAACTATCTAAACctttctccgtctctgtgtctctgtaggcgACGAAGATGATGAAGATGACGATGAGGTCGAGGGTCGCGCAGGCAAGAGGGCGGCGGAAGATGATGAcgacgatgatgatgacgatgaggtAATATAACAACTTTACAAATTTACACttattgtatgtgtttatttaatTTTCAAATCAAACTAAAAATATATTTCTACAATGTTGTTTTAAATGGAAATAACTCATCTTTACTAATCTCTTTACAGGAGGATGTTGGAACGAAGAAGCAGAAAACCGATGATGATTAAGAGTTGTGTTTCAACCCGCTGGAAGCCCCTGTAACCTCTCTCCTAGACCACCAAGCTTTTTGGAGGGAAACTGTGGTCATCATCAAGTAGAGTTCAACGTCCGTGTACACACACCCAATGTccgtgtacacacacacccaactgCAAATTTTTTAGAATACCCAAGACTTCAAagttctaccttcttaacaagaTACAGTACTTTAAAAGGAGAAtttgtttgtatttttatttacattttatatttttgtacataTTGTTAGGAGGTCAGCCATTTTTCGACAGTGATCTCTGGTTACCAAACGGTGCTTTGGAGTTGATGCTTCTCTATGAAATAGACTTTACTTGTGGTTTGACCATGTCATGTTATCTCAACACAAACTTGTACAAATTTCAGAAAACAATTAAATTTAAAGCATTCCAGTAACTTTGTATTTGTACTTTAGTTGTACCATACGTAGTTGGTTTGTATGAGATGGCAAGGCCAAAGAAAAGAGGTGTCTTTTCTCTTACGTCGTTTAAATTGCTGTCTGTTGTGGCCTGTTCAATGTACGTGTGAATTTGTTGTAAGACAATAAACCAGAATTTTAGTTTGTGAGCACTTCtgattcgtttttttttttgtttttgttttttttaaattttctttaGTTTTTTGACCCGCCGTAGATGAGACTTCATAATGTTTATGTTACAGTCAACCTCCTCACCTATGAACATCAACATACAGCTTTTGGCTCTATAATCTATAAAAGTATCCTTTTCAGATATGCTGTTCATGTGTTTTATTGAGCTGTTTGAACTGTACATCATTGTAAATTATTCATGCCATAAAGACTTCAAGATCTGGTAAATTATATTGCATTTAATAAATTTACCTGAGTGAATCCTTTCCTTCCGATAAACAATTATTTTAACACCAAATACAGTGAAACACAccaatacacatatatatacgaGCAGTGCTATTTGGCCAACACCACAACGACTGCCTTCTCTTATGGGTTATCATTTCTAGGACATAACCAGGGACATAATTGAGAACTATTATTAGCCCAATGGACTCAGCGTCATTTAATTTGACATTGATGATTAGAAAAAACATTTTTAGCCCAATGGATTGTCATTTCATTTGACATTGATGATTAGAAGGGAAAATTTAAACTTCAATATAATTACAGCAATCAATTACCTCatgtttaaataataataataataataaacacatAATACAACTCTATTGTCCTCCCTTAACAGCTtcaccacatgaccaaaagtatgtggacacctgctcattccaaaatcatggccattaacaTAGAGTTGGTCTGCATGGGTTTACttgcattcagccacaagagcattagtgaggtcgggtactgatgttggagcgattagtcctggctcgcagtcggcgttccaattcattccaaaggtgttcgatggggttgatgtcaggtctctgtgcaggccagtcaagttcttccacactgatctcgacaaacaatttctgtatggacctcgctttgtgcacgggggcattgtcatgctgaaacaggaaagggccttccccaaactgttaccacaaagttggatgcacagaatcatctagaatgtcatggtatgttgtagtgttaagatttcccttcactggaactaaggggcctagcttgAACCACGAAAAACAGCCACAAACCATTATTCcgcctccaccaaacattacagtgggcactatgcatttgggcttgtggcgttctcctggcatccaccaaactgGGGCAGCTATAacagcagaaatttgacaaactcacttgttggaaaggtggcatcctatgacggtgccacattgaaagtcactgagcacttcagtaaggccattctactgaaaatatttgtctatggagattgcatgttgTGAACaacattttatacacctgtcagcgatgggtctggctgaaatagccaaatccactaattttaagggttatccacatacttttgtgtatatggTGTACCTAATCACATCCCAAATACACAATATGAAAGAACTGAGTATTCCAACTCACTCTTTTGCCTTCAACGTGTCAGAGCCATGTTGGTTGTGTTTCAAGTGGTAACTGTTTACGGTGGGATATAAACGGACAGACGACTGCTTCCTGTCACATGTCTGAGGAAACGGTGAAAGCAGCTCTTGGTTCTGTGGTTTTCCTGTGGGGCCAATAGGGCACAGACACAAACTAACAACATCACTCCCTGACGAAGGCTATGCCGAAATGTGTCAGACTTGTAAACGCTGTTCCATTGAACATGGTACAGCAATAAAGGCACTTTAATAAGAGGGCCTTGAAGGGTGCTAAGAAGAGTTCCATGGGTCTCTTTCAGAATTCGTATCACCGTTATTTGCCAGGTACATTTATACATACAGTGCTGCTAGGAAAAGATGGCATTTAAAGACAGAAAAGACTAAGGAATTTAAACAAGTTAGGATTAAACACTTGTTTtccatcacacagagagagaggaacagatagGATAATGTCGCCCATAAGAACCAGTCAaccagagaaaataaataaactgttgtcattcctccttcactgctgctactgctgctactgctaccactactgctactactactgctactactgctactactaataatactactactgctactactactaccactactgctactactaataccactactactactgctactaataccactactgctactactactactgctattactactactactgctactactaataccactgctactactgctactaataatactactactgctattactactactactgctactactaataccactgctactactgctactaataatactactactgctattactactactactgctattactactactactgctactactaataccactgctactactgctactatactactactgctattactactactactgctactactaataccactgctactactgctactaataatactactactgctattactgctactacactactactactactactgccactactactactactactaccactacactactactactaccactgctactactactgctattactactactactactactactaataccactgctactactgctgctactactaccactgctactactgcttactactactactgctactataccactgctactactgctgctactact is drawn from Oncorhynchus tshawytscha isolate Ot180627B linkage group LG05, Otsh_v2.0, whole genome shotgun sequence and contains these coding sequences:
- the LOC121846547 gene encoding prothymosin alpha-B-like isoform X2, whose product is MEKMPQPMGKKAEAEENGDVEDVDEEEDVGEEEDEEEDVEGDEDDEDDDEVEGRAGKRAAEDDDDDDDDDEEDVGTKKQKTDDD
- the LOC121846547 gene encoding prothymosin alpha-B-like isoform X1, which produces MEKMPQPMGKKAKEAEENGDVEDVDEEEDVGEEEDEEEDVEGDEDDEDDDEVEGRAGKRAAEDDDDDDDDDEEDVGTKKQKTDDD